A genomic window from Streptomyces sp. MST-110588 includes:
- a CDS encoding GAF and ANTAR domain-containing protein — protein sequence MTQGNGLDLLALHRSLADSEDLDAFLKDLTDRAVESLEHVHSSSVTLCRHGQVTTAASSDGDARRLDEIQYGENGGPCLTSISEGCEQHVADVHDESRWPEYIRDARAYGVRSVLALPLKDGRACLGALNLYARVPKAFEDEMDTARLLSAQAAGAVGVALRIQRHMELTEDLRRAMLSRSVIDQAIGIVMARGRVDADTALEILRRASQGRNVKLRDISVELVTQTGRRPPTPKDFGPRPDRR from the coding sequence ATGACTCAAGGCAACGGATTGGATCTGCTCGCGCTGCACCGGTCACTGGCCGACAGCGAAGACCTCGACGCCTTCCTCAAGGACCTGACCGACCGGGCCGTGGAAAGTCTCGAACACGTGCACTCCAGCAGCGTCACACTGTGCCGCCACGGCCAGGTGACCACCGCAGCCAGCAGCGACGGTGACGCCCGGCGGCTGGACGAGATCCAGTACGGGGAGAACGGCGGCCCCTGCCTGACCAGCATAAGCGAGGGCTGCGAGCAGCACGTGGCGGACGTCCACGACGAGAGCCGCTGGCCGGAGTACATACGGGACGCGCGGGCGTACGGCGTGCGGTCCGTCCTCGCGCTGCCCTTGAAGGACGGCCGCGCCTGTCTGGGCGCGCTCAATCTCTACGCCAGGGTCCCCAAGGCGTTCGAGGACGAGATGGACACCGCACGGCTGCTGTCCGCGCAGGCCGCCGGTGCCGTGGGCGTCGCCCTGCGCATCCAGCGGCACATGGAGCTGACCGAGGACCTGCGGCGGGCGATGCTCTCGCGCAGCGTCATCGACCAGGCGATCGGGATCGTGATGGCGCGTGGCCGGGTCGACGCGGACACCGCGCTGGAGATCCTGCGCCGCGCCTCCCAGGGGCGCAACGTCAAACTGCGCGACATCAGCGTGGAGTTGGTGACGCAGACGGGCCGCAGGCCGCCCACCCCGAAGGATTTCGGCCCACGGCCCGACCGCCGCTGA
- a CDS encoding STAS domain-containing protein — protein sequence MTHHLVAHDLARCTLLSLPEEVDFANAGALYEDASGIVDARSETLDALILDLTATSFIDTSALELIASVKEHAWERSRAPLRVAARTPQVCRLLDMVHIRRDVPVYDDLAEALLGGPASFPR from the coding sequence ATGACACATCACTTGGTGGCGCACGACCTCGCGCGCTGCACCCTTCTCTCCCTGCCCGAGGAAGTCGACTTCGCCAACGCCGGCGCGCTGTACGAGGACGCCAGCGGCATCGTCGACGCACGGTCCGAAACGTTGGACGCGCTCATCCTGGACCTGACGGCCACGTCCTTCATCGACACCAGCGCGCTGGAACTGATCGCTTCCGTGAAGGAGCACGCCTGGGAACGCAGCCGCGCCCCGCTGCGGGTGGCGGCCCGTACGCCCCAAGTGTGCCGGTTGCTGGACATGGTCCATATCCGCAGGGACGTCCCTGTTTACGATGACCTGGCCGAGGCGCTGCTGGGCGGCCCGGCGAGCTTTCCCCGCTGA
- a CDS encoding TetR/AcrR family transcriptional regulator has product MAATDSRAGKQLKSVWLAERPPLKRKADQPAGLDLDKVVAATVRLLDAEGLAKFSMRRLAAELGVTAMSVYWYVDTKDALLELAIDAVTGEMTLPDEADEGADWRDHLRQLAGEYRRMLLAHPWVARLLGEYLNIGPRSIAFNNVTLRAMQRSGLPQEKISGALAAVFQFVYGFSAVEALHEARCREVGISLDDYLEQVMGTIRSLPEFAETWQMSSKALDADRGLSAKELSERDFAFALDLQIAGIEALRDAGRTVA; this is encoded by the coding sequence ATGGCAGCGACGGACAGCCGCGCCGGCAAGCAGCTCAAGAGTGTCTGGCTGGCCGAGCGCCCTCCCCTCAAACGGAAGGCGGACCAGCCGGCCGGGCTGGACCTGGACAAGGTGGTGGCGGCCACCGTCCGGCTGCTGGACGCCGAGGGGCTCGCGAAGTTCTCGATGCGCCGGCTCGCCGCCGAGCTGGGTGTCACCGCCATGTCGGTCTATTGGTACGTCGACACCAAGGACGCCCTGCTGGAGCTGGCCATCGACGCGGTGACCGGCGAGATGACCCTGCCCGACGAGGCGGACGAGGGCGCGGACTGGCGCGATCACCTGCGGCAACTCGCGGGGGAGTACCGCAGGATGCTGCTGGCCCACCCCTGGGTGGCCCGCCTGCTGGGCGAGTACCTCAACATCGGACCGCGTTCGATCGCCTTCAACAACGTCACGCTGCGCGCCATGCAGCGCAGCGGTCTGCCGCAGGAGAAGATCTCCGGCGCGCTGGCCGCCGTCTTCCAGTTCGTGTACGGGTTCAGCGCCGTCGAGGCCCTGCACGAGGCGCGCTGCCGCGAGGTGGGCATCTCCCTGGACGACTACTTGGAACAGGTCATGGGGACGATCCGGAGCCTGCCGGAATTCGCCGAGACCTGGCAGATGTCCTCCAAGGCCCTGGACGCCGACCGCGGGCTGAGCGCGAAGGAGCTGAGCGAGCGCGACTTCGCGTTCGCACTCGACTTGCAGATCGCGGGGATCGAAGCACTGCGTGACGCGGGGCGCACGGTGGCGTGA
- a CDS encoding GAF and ANTAR domain-containing protein has protein sequence MSFSGDAFGLAESLTAAAVELHVADGPRATMRTAVNLAVRTVPAAEYAGISAADRNDQIRTLAWTDEIVRTVDQSHDRFPDHLLDRFHESGSTVIERGESDPQLSLVGLRSALSFRLRGTARRTSVLTVYARAPRAFDRHSVRIGRLLSAYVGIALESAMVQEQLTEAMQTRDVIGQATGVLMGKLDINGTEAFGRLVRASQKENVKVRDIALRIVETANGTQGPQPANG, from the coding sequence GTGTCGTTTTCCGGCGACGCCTTTGGGCTGGCCGAGTCGCTGACGGCGGCTGCGGTCGAGCTGCACGTCGCGGACGGCCCCCGCGCGACCATGCGTACCGCCGTCAACCTCGCCGTACGGACCGTGCCCGCCGCCGAGTACGCCGGCATCTCCGCGGCCGACCGCAACGACCAGATCCGCACCCTGGCATGGACGGACGAGATCGTACGGACGGTCGACCAGTCCCACGACCGCTTCCCCGACCACCTGCTCGACCGCTTCCACGAGAGCGGCAGCACCGTCATCGAGCGCGGCGAGAGCGACCCGCAACTCAGCCTCGTGGGGCTGCGCTCCGCGCTGTCCTTCCGGCTGCGCGGCACCGCGCGCCGCACCAGCGTGCTGACCGTCTACGCCCGCGCACCGCGCGCCTTCGACCGGCATTCCGTACGCATCGGGCGGCTGCTGAGCGCATACGTCGGCATCGCCCTGGAGTCGGCCATGGTGCAGGAGCAGCTCACCGAGGCCATGCAGACCCGCGATGTGATCGGGCAGGCGACCGGGGTGCTGATGGGCAAGCTCGACATCAACGGCACCGAGGCGTTCGGGCGGCTGGTGCGCGCCTCGCAGAAGGAGAACGTGAAGGTGCGCGACATCGCGCTGCGGATCGTGGAGACGGCCAACGGGACGCAGGGTCCGCAGCCGGCCAACGGGTAG
- a CDS encoding YceI family protein, which produces MTSTGAGAAGVRARIRTRDGWAVQHAVLTVTDMTGAQMVRASADQDGVVREAQPLAPGPYTVIVTAVGYAPVASSAIVTASGRLDAGTVVLARQGGAELPPPGAWTVDPMHSTVAAVAQHLGISSVHGRFTEFGGRIEIAEDLEKSTVEAVIKAATIDTGNEMRDGHLRSADFLNVAEFPEITYRSSGLEPAGPDRWTVHGELSLHGVVRPVDLNLSYLGTGPDPWGGVRAAFHATAELSREDFKMNYNQVVAAGIAAIGTTLRVELDIQAVQGESLPTA; this is translated from the coding sequence ATGACTTCGACGGGCGCGGGAGCGGCAGGCGTACGGGCGCGGATCCGCACGCGGGACGGGTGGGCGGTGCAGCACGCGGTGCTGACCGTCACCGACATGACGGGCGCGCAGATGGTGCGCGCCTCGGCCGACCAGGACGGTGTCGTACGGGAGGCGCAGCCGCTGGCCCCCGGCCCGTACACGGTGATCGTGACGGCCGTCGGGTACGCGCCGGTGGCCTCCAGCGCGATCGTCACGGCGAGCGGCCGGCTGGACGCGGGCACGGTGGTGCTGGCCCGCCAGGGTGGCGCGGAGCTGCCGCCGCCGGGGGCCTGGACCGTCGACCCGATGCACTCCACGGTCGCGGCGGTCGCCCAGCACCTGGGCATCTCCAGCGTGCACGGCCGTTTCACCGAGTTCGGCGGCCGGATCGAGATCGCCGAGGACCTGGAGAAGTCCACGGTCGAGGCGGTCATCAAGGCCGCGACCATCGACACGGGCAACGAGATGCGCGACGGCCATCTGCGGTCGGCGGACTTCCTGAACGTCGCGGAGTTCCCGGAGATCACCTACCGCAGCTCCGGGCTGGAGCCGGCCGGGCCGGACCGCTGGACCGTGCACGGCGAGCTGTCGCTGCACGGTGTCGTACGGCCGGTGGACCTGAACCTGAGCTACCTCGGTACGGGTCCCGACCCGTGGGGCGGGGTGCGCGCGGCCTTCCACGCCACCGCGGAACTGAGCCGCGAGGACTTCAAGATGAACTACAACCAGGTCGTGGCGGCCGGGATCGCGGCGATCGGCACGACGCTGCGGGTGGAGCTGGACATCCAGGCCGTACAGGGCGAGAGCCTGCCGACGGCGTGA
- a CDS encoding MFS transporter: protein MATTTPSGVRGGHAKRGGHPAPDGAPMSHRQIMEALSGLLLGMFVAILSSTIVSNALPEIIHDLKGGQSAYTWVVTASLLAMTAATPLWGKLSDLFSKKLLVQVALIIYVLGSAAAGLSQNAGMLIACRVIQGIGVGGLSALAQIVMAAMISPRERGRYSGYLGATFAVATVGGPLLGGVITDTSWLGWRWCFYVGVPFAVIALIVLQKTLKLPVVKRQVKVDWAGAFFISAAVSLLLVWVTLAGDKYDWISWQTFVMVGGAIVLGAVFVFVESKASEPIIPLRLFRNKTITLASLASLFVGIAMFTGTVFFSQYFQLARDKSPTMSGIMTIPMIGGLFVSSTVSGQVITKTGKWKAWLVSGGVLVTAGLGLLGTIRYDTEYWHIAIFMALMGLGIGMMMQNLVLCTQNQVAPQDLGSASSVVTFFRSLGGAVGVSALGAVLANRVTHYVKEGLTELGPKAAHLAKGSGGGGGIPDLAALPAPLRTVMQSAYGHGVGDVFLYAAPCALLAFLLTLFIKEVALKTRGGLAQSAEPQGADTAVPAAGATAPAAARAEEPVPAMAGAPSVADDGDGRAPSWARQAQATDTQPLAAYASAGAPEAPGTPSGPSVHGFVRNAEGNPVPRSAVTLISLSGQQLGRSAVQANGSYVLSAPGAGSYVFIAAADGHQPQASTIVIGDQPLSYDVLLSGTSGLTGQVRGAVTGEPVEGAMVVVTDVRGEVLATGTTGPEGHFAFEELASGSFTVAVNAASFRPTALPVEVGGQGTTRIEVELLSGARVQGVVRAGAQRRPLPDARVTLVDAAGNVVATSTTGEDGAYAFTDLDAGDYTVIASGYPPVAGGLTVDARGVDGFDVELAHPGD, encoded by the coding sequence CCAAGCGCGGGGGCCACCCGGCCCCCGACGGAGCCCCGATGTCGCACCGACAGATCATGGAGGCGCTGTCCGGGCTGCTGCTCGGCATGTTCGTCGCCATCCTCTCGTCGACGATCGTCTCCAACGCCCTGCCCGAGATCATCCACGACCTCAAGGGCGGCCAGAGCGCCTACACCTGGGTCGTGACGGCATCGCTGCTGGCGATGACCGCCGCCACCCCGCTGTGGGGCAAGCTCTCCGACCTGTTCAGCAAGAAGCTGCTGGTGCAGGTCGCCCTGATCATCTACGTACTGGGCTCGGCCGCGGCCGGACTCTCGCAGAACGCCGGCATGCTCATCGCCTGCCGTGTCATCCAGGGCATAGGCGTGGGCGGTCTGTCCGCCCTGGCCCAGATCGTCATGGCCGCCATGATCTCCCCGCGTGAGCGTGGGCGGTACAGCGGCTACCTCGGCGCCACCTTCGCCGTCGCCACCGTCGGCGGCCCGCTGCTGGGCGGCGTCATCACCGACACCAGTTGGCTCGGCTGGCGCTGGTGCTTCTACGTCGGCGTGCCCTTCGCGGTGATCGCGCTGATCGTGCTCCAGAAGACCCTCAAGCTCCCGGTCGTCAAGCGGCAGGTCAAGGTCGACTGGGCGGGCGCCTTCTTCATCAGCGCGGCGGTCTCGCTGCTGCTGGTGTGGGTGACGCTGGCCGGTGACAAGTACGACTGGATCTCCTGGCAGACCTTCGTGATGGTCGGCGGCGCGATCGTGCTCGGCGCGGTCTTCGTGTTCGTGGAGTCCAAGGCGAGCGAGCCGATCATCCCGCTGCGGCTGTTCCGCAACAAGACGATCACCCTCGCCTCGCTGGCCTCGCTGTTCGTCGGTATCGCGATGTTCACCGGCACCGTCTTCTTCAGCCAGTACTTCCAGCTCGCCCGCGACAAGTCGCCGACGATGTCCGGCATCATGACCATCCCGATGATCGGCGGCCTGTTCGTCTCCTCGACGGTTTCCGGCCAGGTCATCACCAAGACCGGCAAGTGGAAGGCGTGGCTGGTCTCCGGCGGCGTCCTGGTCACCGCCGGCCTGGGCCTGCTGGGCACCATCCGCTACGACACCGAGTACTGGCACATCGCGATCTTCATGGCCCTGATGGGCCTGGGCATCGGCATGATGATGCAGAACCTGGTGCTGTGCACCCAGAACCAGGTCGCCCCGCAGGACCTGGGCTCCGCGTCCTCCGTCGTCACCTTCTTCCGCTCCCTCGGTGGTGCGGTGGGCGTCTCGGCGCTCGGTGCGGTGCTCGCCAACCGCGTCACCCACTACGTCAAGGAGGGCCTGACCGAGCTGGGTCCCAAGGCCGCACACCTGGCCAAGGGCTCCGGCGGTGGCGGCGGCATCCCCGACCTGGCCGCGCTGCCCGCCCCGCTGCGTACGGTCATGCAGAGCGCGTACGGCCACGGTGTCGGCGACGTCTTCCTCTACGCGGCGCCCTGCGCGCTGCTGGCCTTCCTCCTCACGCTTTTCATCAAGGAGGTCGCGCTGAAGACCCGCGGCGGCCTGGCGCAGTCCGCCGAGCCGCAGGGCGCGGACACCGCCGTCCCCGCGGCCGGTGCCACGGCTCCCGCCGCGGCGCGGGCCGAGGAGCCGGTGCCCGCCATGGCCGGCGCGCCGTCCGTCGCGGACGACGGGGACGGCCGGGCGCCCTCCTGGGCGCGGCAGGCCCAGGCCACCGACACCCAGCCGCTGGCGGCGTACGCGTCCGCCGGTGCCCCGGAGGCTCCCGGCACCCCGTCCGGTCCCTCCGTGCACGGTTTTGTACGCAACGCCGAGGGCAACCCCGTGCCGCGCTCCGCGGTGACGCTGATCTCGCTCAGCGGTCAGCAGCTCGGCCGCTCGGCGGTCCAGGCCAACGGCTCGTACGTGCTCAGCGCCCCCGGCGCCGGCTCGTACGTCTTCATCGCGGCGGCCGACGGCCACCAGCCGCAGGCGTCCACCATCGTCATCGGTGACCAGCCCCTGAGCTACGACGTGCTGCTCAGCGGCACCAGCGGCCTGACCGGCCAGGTGCGCGGCGCGGTGACCGGCGAGCCGGTGGAGGGTGCGATGGTCGTGGTCACCGACGTACGCGGTGAGGTGCTGGCCACCGGCACGACCGGCCCCGAGGGCCACTTCGCCTTCGAGGAGCTGGCGAGCGGCTCCTTCACCGTCGCGGTGAACGCCGCGAGCTTCCGGCCGACCGCACTGCCGGTCGAGGTCGGCGGGCAGGGCACGACCCGTATCGAGGTCGAGCTGCTGTCCGGCGCGCGGGTGCAGGGCGTCGTACGGGCGGGCGCGCAGCGCCGTCCGCTGCCGGACGCGCGGGTCACGCTGGTGGACGCGGCGGGCAACGTCGTGGCCACCTCGACGACCGGTGAGGACGGCGCGTACGCCTTCACCGACCTGGACGCGGGCGACTACACGGTCATCGCGAGCGGCTACCCGCCGGTCGCGGGCGGCCTGACGGTCGACGCACGCGGGGTCGACGGCTTCGACGTCGAACTCGCCCACCCCGGGGACTGA